Part of the Candidatus Protochlamydia phocaeensis genome, TCGCGCAAAACCCTTAAAGTGATTCCAATACTTGTCGCAGTCAAGGTGCATGCGATGAAAAGACTGGCCAATAAAGAGAAATCAAATAAGTAGTAACTAACAAAAAATCCCAATACAAGCGGTAAAATGACTCCTCCAAGCGCCACAATAAACGCCTTACCGCCAGCGGAAGATAAATGCCCAATATCCGTTTCTATCCCTACTTCAAAAAGGAGCAAGATAATCCCTATTTGCGCTAGCAAATGAATGGGATTGCTTATCTCAATCAATCCCAGCACACTTGGCCCGATAATGATTCCAGCAACCAGCTCCCCAATAACTGTGGGAATCTGGAAGTAGGCGGCAAGCTCGCCAAATAATCGAGCCGAAATGAGAATGAAGACCAGTTGAAGTAAGAATGTCGGAGCATCCATTTATGACCTTATTCCTTGAAATGATTCATAGGGCGAATTTCGCTTTCCATTGTCTTATCCATGCGAGACATCAAATCCCTGATTGATGGCTGCAAACATTTGATAGAAACCTGATAAGACCACGATTTCTACAAAGCCATACATGCCATATTTTTTAATGGCATCTGCTTGCACCTGCTCGGGAATATTTTTCCACACCAAGGTGGCATTCAAAACCTGCGCGGCTAATTGATAGGGTTCCGGAAAAGACTGCCCCAATATCCCATGTGCATGTATGGACTCCGCTACCGCTTTCGGCACGCCTGCTGCTAATGCGTGCTGGACATGATCCATCCACTCAAATGCCGCATTCGTCTCTTTTGCCACGGAAAGCACGACAAATTGATAAATATCCCTCGGCAAATGTCCTTCAAACTTAAGGTAATAGCCAAGTGCTTCTATTTTTTGGCAAAGCTCGGGATGATTCATTAAAGCAGCATAGGGGCCATCGAATGGAGCGCCCTGGCTCTTTCTTTTAGCCACCATGGCTTCATAGATGGCTTTGTCTTTGGAATCTAAATCAACGGGGTTAAAAGGCAGCTTAACCATTTTTAGCTCCAGGATTATTCTTGATAAGACCAGTCAGCGCAAGCCTTTGCCCAATCCCCTACCGGTGTCGGGAAACGTTTATCCGCCTTGACGTCAATGACTGTCGGTCCCTTGTTTTGAAGGGCAGCAGCAAAAGCAGGGGCAAGTTCATTCGGCTGTGAAACCGTGATCCCGTTACAGCCAAGGGCTTTAGAAAAGGCGGCCCAATCCAGATCGGGCAAGAGAGTTAATTCATTGGGCACAGGCCCTTCTTGATGGGCTCGCAGCCAGACATTTCCCAAAGCGGCATTATTAATAACAACATAAATGATCGGCAATTGATAGCGGGCAGCTGTTGCGACTTCAATGCCTTGCATATGCATGCATCCATCGCCCGTGATGACCGCGACTTTTTTATCTGGTTGTGCGCACTGCACCCCGATTGCAGCCGGAATTGCCCATCCCATAGGCCCTAGATTGGTCGCCGAAATATACGTAAGAGGAGCATACGCAGACCAGTAATGGCCGGCAAAAGCACGGTGGGCGCCGGAATCGATCAAGACAATGCCGTCGCGCGGCAAAGCGGAGCGCAGTTCGCTCACGATCCGCGCTGGATGAATGGGAATAGCCGCACTCTTGCAATTTTCAGGATTCTGCAGCCGAGGCTGGGCAAGAATTCCCGCCAGCCATTTTTTGCGGACATCCAATGTAGATTCCAAAGGGACGCGAATTGCATCGCTCTTAGTCTCCAACCAATTTAAATACGCTCCTGCGTCGCCTATGACAGTGCTTCCCCTCAAATGAACGCCCATCGCCAATGGATTGAGATTGACGCAGATAGAATTTTTTGGCGATAGATGCAGAGTCCAATGCATCGTATCTCTTTCATTAAGGCCTGATCCTAACACGATCAGCAAATCCGGTGGACGATCCAGGATAGCCATTCTGGAATGATGGGTACCCGCATAGCCGAATACGCCAAGCGAAAGCGGATGATCTTCAGGAAAAACGCCTTTTGCACGCAGTGTCGTCGCAACGGGAATGCTCCAGCGTTCTGCAAATTGAATCAAGGCTTGCGAAGCCTTGGCATGTTCGATGCCGGCTCCGGCTAAAATGGCAATGCGCACAGGAGGCAAGCCATCCGGCCCGCCTTGAAAATGCTTTAATGTCGCTTCCGCTGCTTGTAAAG contains:
- a CDS encoding carboxymuconolactone decarboxylase gives rise to the protein MVKLPFNPVDLDSKDKAIYEAMVAKRKSQGAPFDGPYAALMNHPELCQKIEALGYYLKFEGHLPRDIYQFVVLSVAKETNAAFEWMDHVQHALAAGVPKAVAESIHAHGILGQSFPEPYQLAAQVLNATLVWKNIPEQVQADAIKKYGMYGFVEIVVLSGFYQMFAAINQGFDVSHG
- a CDS encoding thiamine pyrophosphate-binding protein; amino-acid sequence: MLGTDFILDCLSKEKIEYLFMVPGGLVDPFLPALGRQTAVKPIIAAQEGGAAYMADGYARASGKFGAALCIGGPGLANTVTAVAAAQTDGSPLLLISGETATCIEGLGMFQDASSQTLDDVSTLKGLTHYSSSIDNPKNLPHLLRHAIIRLLAEPAGPVHLSIPKDSQVANMEVEYQPISADLIHAGVLSLQAAEATLKHFQGGPDGLPPVRIAILAGAGIEHAKASQALIQFAERWSIPVATTLRAKGVFPEDHPLSLGVFGYAGTHHSRMAILDRPPDLLIVLGSGLNERDTMHWTLHLSPKNSICVNLNPLAMGVHLRGSTVIGDAGAYLNWLETKSDAIRVPLESTLDVRKKWLAGILAQPRLQNPENCKSAAIPIHPARIVSELRSALPRDGIVLIDSGAHRAFAGHYWSAYAPLTYISATNLGPMGWAIPAAIGVQCAQPDKKVAVITGDGCMHMQGIEVATAARYQLPIIYVVINNAALGNVWLRAHQEGPVPNELTLLPDLDWAAFSKALGCNGITVSQPNELAPAFAAALQNKGPTVIDVKADKRFPTPVGDWAKACADWSYQE